A genomic region of Populus nigra chromosome 11, ddPopNigr1.1, whole genome shotgun sequence contains the following coding sequences:
- the LOC133667933 gene encoding uncharacterized protein LOC133667933 — MEDFSKYAHSPAHLAVACRDYATLKGIISTLPRLAKAGEVSNEEESLAAEQQADAVSAVIDRRDVPGRETPLHLAVRLRDPIAAEILMAAGADWSLQNENGWSALQEAVCTREESIAIVIARHYQPLAWAKWCRRLPRIVASAARIRDFYMEITFHFESSVIPFIGRIAPSDTYRIWKRGSNLRADMTLAGFDGFRIQRSDQTFLFLGEGYSSEDGNISLAPGSLVVLAHKEKEVTNALEGAGAQPTEAEVAHEVALMSKTNMYRPGIDVTQAELIPNLNWRRQERTEMVGNWKAKVYDMLHVMVSVKSRRVPGAMTDEELFAVDEEERLGNAAENDEFDDVLTAEERKQLESALRMGNSDGLGDDEEPGVVDSQENGSGGVYENGESNGAVKEKKSWFGWKNKGSKNTNDDSEDSKILKKISNLAPEGGAQKSDDHQKSSESAREDTGDAKKGKDKSSKKKKKKGPSSESKHESEYKKGLRPVLWLTPDFPLKTEELLPLLDILANKVKAIRRLRELLTTKLPLGTFPVKVAIPIVPTVRVLITFTKFEELQPSEEFSTPLSSPAHFQDAKSKESEGASSWISWMRGSRGGQSSDSDSHRYKDEIDPFLIPSDYTWVDANAKKRRMKAKKARNKKHRRGYPASQAAARGEDGRAHHLSEDVEE, encoded by the exons ATGGAAGATTTTTCCAAGTATGCCCATAGCCCTGCTCATTTGGCAGTTGCATGCCGAGATTATGCTACTCTTAAGGGAATTATCTCAACTCTCCCACGGCTTGCCAAGGCTGGTGAAGTTAGTAACGAAGAAGAGTCTCTTGCTGCTGAGCAACAGGCTGATGCTGTCTCGGCTGTCATTGACCGCAGGGATGTTCCTGGCAGAGAGACTCCTTTGCATCTGGCTGTCAGGTTGCGGGATCCAATCGCAGCTGAGATTTTAATGGCGGCTGGTGCTGATTGGAGTCTGCAGAATGAGAATGGCTGGAGTGCACTTCAAGAAGCGGTTTGCACGAGAGAGGAGTCAATTGCCATTGTAATTGCTCGGCACTACCAACCTCTTGCTTGGGCAAAATGGTGTCGTAGGCTTCCGCGAATTGTTGCTTCAGCAGCTCGTATTCGTGATTTTTACATGGAGATCACGTTTCATTTTGAGAGTTCTGTCATCCCATTTATTGGACGCATTGCCCCATCAGATACTTACCGCATTTGGAAGCGTGGTTCTAACCTCCGCGCTGATATGACTCTCGCCGGCTTTGATGGTTTTCGCATTCAGAGGTCAGATCAAACATTTCTATTTCTTGGGGAGGGATACTCCTCAGAGGATGGCAACATATCTTTGGCACCAGGTTCTTTGGTTGTTCTTGCTCATAAAGAAAAAGAGGTGACAAATGCTTTGGAGGGGGCTGGCGCCCAACCAACTGAAGCGGAAGTTGCACATGAAGTGGCTTTGATgtctaaaactaatatgtataGGCCAGGCATTGATGTCACTCAGGCAGAGCTTATTCCAAACTTGAATTGGAGACGGCAAGAGAGGACTGAAATGGTTGGAAATTGGAAGGCCAAAGTCTATGACATGCTTCATGTGATGGTCAGTGTAAAGTCAAGACGGGTTCCTGGTGCTATGACTGATGAGGAGCTTTTTGCAGTGGATGAGGAAGAGAGATTAGGAAATGCTGCTGAAAATGATGAGTTTGATGACGTGTTGACTGCTGAGGAGAGGAAACAGTTAGAATCTGCACTTCGTATGGGGAACTCTGATGGTCTTGGTGATGATGAGGAACCTGGTGTTGTTGATAGCCAAGAAAATGGCTCAGGAGGTGTATATGAAAATGGTGAATCTAATGGTGCTGttaaggagaagaagagttggTTTGGTTGGAAGAATAAAGGTTCTAAGAACACTAATGATGATTCTGAAGATTcgaagattttgaaaaaaatttcaaatttggcCCCAGAAGGTGGCGCCCAGAAATCTGACGATCACCAAAAATCATCAGAATCTGCCAGGGAGGATACGGGGGATGCcaagaaaggaaaagataaaagcagcaagaagaaaaagaagaaagggcCCAGTAGTGAATCTAAGCATGAGAGTGAGTACAAGAAGGGTTTGAGACCTGTCTTGTGGCTCACACCAGATTTTCCTTTGAAAACCGAGGAGCTCCTGCCTTTACTTGACATATTAGCCAATAAAGTCAAGGCTATTAGGAGACTCAGAGAGCTTTTGACAACAAAGCTTCCTCTTGGAACATTTCCTGTCAAG GTCGCCATCCCTATTGTCCCAACTGTCCGGGTGCTTATTACTTTTACAAAATTTGAGGAGCTACAGCCTTCAGAAGAATTCTCAACACCTCTCTCCAGCCCAGCGCATTTCCAAGATGCAAAGTCCAAGGAATCTGAGGGGGCTTCATCATGGATTTCATGGATGAGAGGGAGTCGAGGTGGGCAATCAAGTGATAGTGATAGTCACCGgtacaaggatgaaattgaccCTTTCCTCATACCATCAGACTATACTTGGGTTGATGCCAATGCGAAGAAACGCCGCATGAAAGCCAAGAAAGCCAGGAACAAGAAACATAGGAGAGGTTATCCTGCATCACAGGCTGCAGCCAGAGGTGAGGATGGGCGGGCGCATCATTTGAGTGAAGATGTGGAAGAATAA